A single Macaca mulatta isolate MMU2019108-1 chromosome 15, T2T-MMU8v2.0, whole genome shotgun sequence DNA region contains:
- the IL11RA gene encoding interleukin-11 receptor subunit alpha isoform X5: protein MSSGCSGLSRVLVAVATALVSASSSCPQAWGPPGVQYGQPGRSVKLCCPGVTAGDPVSWFRDGEPRLLQGPDSGLGHELVLTQADSTDEGTYICQTLDGALGGTVTLQLGYPPARPVVSCQAADYENFSCTWSPSQISGLPTRYLTSYRCVRDRVWMPTHLDGPLPTRKKTVLGADSQRRSPSTGPWPCPQDPLGAARCVVHGAEFWSQYRINVTEVNPLGASTRLLDVSLQSILRPDPPQGLRVESVPGFPRRLRASWTYPASWPRQPHFLLKFRLQYRPAQHPAWSTVRPGVEPAGLEEMITDAVAGLPHAVRVSARDFLDAGTWSTWSPEAWGTPSTGTVPKEVPAWGQLHMQPEVEPQVDSPAPPSPSLQPHPRLLDHRDSVEQVAVLASLGILSFLGLMAGALALGLWLRMRRGGKDGSPKPGFLAPMIPVDRRPGAPNL from the exons ATGAGCAGCGGCTGCTCAGGGCTGAGCAGGGTCCTGGTGGCCGTGGCTACAGCCCTGGtgtctgcctcctcctcctgcccccaggcCTGGGGCCCCCCAG GGGTCCAGTATGGGCAGCCCGGCAGGTCCGTGAAGCTGTGTTGTCCTGGAGTGACTGCTGG GGACCCAGTGTCCTGGTTTCGGGACGGGGAGCCAAGGCTGCTCCAGGGACCTGACTCTGGGCTAGGGCATGAACTGGTCCTGACCCAGGCAGACAGCACTGATGAGGGCACCTACATCTGCCAGACGCTGGATGGTGCACTTGGGGGCACAGTGACCCTGCAGCTGGGCT ACCCTCCAGCCCGCCCTGTTGTCTCCTGCCAAGCAGCTGACTATGAGAACTTCTCTTGCACTTGGAGTCCCAGCCAGATCAGCGGTTTACCCACCCGCTACCTCACCTCCTACAGGTGTGTGCGTGATCGGGTGTGGATGCCTACACATTTGG ACGGCCCCCTCCCCACCAGGAAGAAGACAGTTCTAGGAGCTGATAGCCAGAG GAGGAGTCCATCCACAGGGCCCTGGCCATGCCCACAGGATCCCTTAGGTGCTGCCCGCTGTGTTGTCCACGGGGCTGAGTTCTGGAGCCAGTACCGGATTAATGTGACTGAGGTGAACCCACTGGGCGCCAGCACACGCCTGCTGGATGTGAGCTTGCAGAGCATCT TGCGCCCTGACCCACCCCAGGGCCTGCGGGTAGAGTCGGTACCAGGTTTCCCCCGACGCCTGCGAGCCAGCTGGACATACCCTGCCTCCTGGCCGCGCCAGCCCCATTTCCTGCTCAAGTTCCGTTTGCAGTACCGTCCGGCACAGCATCCAGCCTGGTCCACGGTGAGGCCTGGA GTGGAGCCAGCTGGACTGGAGGAGATGATCACAGATGCTGTGGCTGGGCTGCCCCATGCCGTACGAGTCAGTGCCCGGGACTTTCTGGATGCTGGCACCTGGAGCACCTGGAGCCCGGAGGCCTGGGGAACTCCGAGCACTG GGACCGTACCAAAGGAGGTACCAGCTTGGGGCCAGCTACACATGCAGCCAGAGGTGGAGCCTCAGGTGGACAGCCCTGCTCCTCCAAGCCCCTCCCTCCAACCACACCCTCGGCTACTTG ATCACAGGGACTCTGTGGAGCAGGTAGCTGTGCTGGCGTCTTTGGGAATCCTTTCTTTCCTGGGACTGATGGCTGGAGCCCTGGCACTGGGGCTCTG GCTGAGGATGAGACGGGGCGGGAAGGATGGATCCCCAAAGCCTGGGTTCTTGGCCCCAATGATTCCAGTGGACAGGCGTCCAG GAGCTCCAAACCTATAG